The proteins below come from a single Microtus pennsylvanicus isolate mMicPen1 chromosome 13, mMicPen1.hap1, whole genome shotgun sequence genomic window:
- the Pnrc2 gene encoding proline-rich nuclear receptor coactivator 2 produces MGGGERYNIPAPQSRNVSKSQQQHNRQKTKDQNSQMKIVHKKKERGHGYSPSAAAWQAMQNGGKNKSLSNDPNWNGSLTSPSLLFKSQANQNYAGAKFSEPPSPSVLPKPPSHWVPVSLNPSDKEIMTFQLKTLLKVQV; encoded by the coding sequence ATGGGTGGTGGAGAGAGGTATAACATTCCAGCCCCTCAATCTAGAAATGTTAGTAAGAGCCAACAACAGCACAACAGACAGAAGACCAAGGATCAGAATTCCCAGATGAAGATCGttcataagaaaaaagaaagaggacatgGGTACAGTCCATCGGCAGCTGCATGGCAGGCCATGCAGAATGGGGGAAAGAACAAGAGTCTTTCTAACGACCCAAATTGGAATGGTAGCTTAACAAGTCCAAGCTTGCTTTTTAAGTCTCAGGCTAACCAGAACTATGCTGGAGCCAAATTTAGTGAACCACCATCACCAAGTGTTCTGCCCAAGCCACCAAGCCACTGGGTTCCTGTTTCATTGAACCCTTCAGATAAGGAAATAATGACATTTCAACTTAAAACCCTACTTAAAGTACAGGTTTAA